One genomic region from Streptomyces sp. NBC_01304 encodes:
- a CDS encoding MFS transporter, which yields MSFRRPRFPGERALVTGISIDATGSGMYVPFTLVFFLHVTGLPLGVIGVVLTVTGLAAIATVPLAGTAVDRFGAKRVQLFLYVLRAVSFALFPLADQLPTFAALALLTAIGTRAFPAVLQARIAELVGEGDRDRMQALQRSLGNAGLGAGTLLASLLIAVGGDAGYVIAALANAGSFLLAALLALRTPASPVAAAHGRAERPGSYRLVARDRPFLALILANVLVALGYTSLTVLLPVYSDWLELPEGLTGVAFVVNTALCATLGVPVGALIRHRFTTRSRAAAAGAGLFVLSFLGMTAIGVVRPHHVSVLLGCLLAAVIVMTMGELVHSPAAAALTQAVAPAELRGRYMAAFQLSWSLAYALTPALFTLLLSVDGRLPWLVVTVTSLLGGALLLRVERSLAPEAVRFPPRTASALPT from the coding sequence ATGTCCTTCCGCCGCCCGCGCTTCCCGGGTGAACGCGCCCTGGTGACCGGGATATCCATCGACGCGACCGGCTCGGGGATGTACGTCCCCTTCACGCTGGTCTTCTTCCTGCACGTCACCGGCCTGCCGCTGGGCGTGATCGGCGTCGTGCTCACCGTCACCGGCCTCGCCGCCATCGCCACCGTGCCGCTGGCCGGTACGGCGGTCGACCGGTTCGGCGCCAAGCGGGTGCAGCTGTTCCTGTACGTGCTGCGCGCGGTGAGCTTCGCCCTGTTCCCGCTGGCCGACCAATTGCCGACCTTCGCGGCCCTGGCGCTGCTCACCGCGATCGGGACCCGGGCCTTCCCCGCCGTGCTGCAGGCGCGGATCGCCGAACTCGTCGGCGAGGGCGACCGGGACCGGATGCAGGCGCTGCAGCGCAGCCTCGGCAATGCCGGGCTCGGCGCGGGCACCCTGCTCGCCTCGCTGCTCATCGCCGTCGGCGGGGACGCGGGCTATGTCATCGCGGCCCTGGCGAACGCGGGCAGCTTCCTGCTCGCGGCGCTGCTCGCCCTGCGCACGCCCGCGAGCCCGGTGGCGGCGGCCCACGGCCGGGCCGAGCGGCCGGGCTCCTACCGGCTGGTGGCGCGGGACCGGCCGTTCCTCGCGCTGATCCTCGCCAATGTCCTGGTGGCACTCGGCTATACGTCCCTGACCGTGCTGCTCCCGGTCTACTCCGACTGGCTGGAGCTGCCCGAAGGGCTCACCGGGGTCGCCTTCGTGGTCAACACCGCGCTCTGCGCCACCCTCGGCGTCCCCGTCGGCGCCCTCATCCGGCACCGCTTCACCACGCGCAGCCGTGCCGCGGCGGCCGGGGCGGGCCTGTTCGTCCTGTCCTTCCTCGGCATGACCGCGATCGGCGTGGTCCGTCCGCACCACGTGTCCGTGCTCCTGGGCTGTCTGCTCGCGGCCGTGATCGTGATGACCATGGGCGAGCTGGTGCACAGCCCCGCCGCGGCCGCGCTGACCCAGGCGGTGGCGCCGGCGGAGCTGCGCGGGCGGTACATGGCCGCGTTCCAGCTCTCCTGGTCACTGGCGTACGCGCTGACGCCCGCGCTGTTCACCTTGCTGCTGAGCGTCGACGGCCGGCTGCCCTGGCTGGTCGTGACGGTGACGTCGCTGCTCGGCGGGGCGCTCCTGCTGCGGGTCGAACGCTCCCTCGCGCCGGAGGCCGTCCGGTTCCCGCCCAGGACGGCTTCGGCCCTGCCGACCTGA
- a CDS encoding helix-turn-helix transcriptional regulator: MHESHQDSDVCADADELCRTSAAQPVTACEAFRRVLAERPGPRRIVQLTGRFATEAVNGSDSELARFMSAEVIGRGHVLRLLLARPASQGSGARPHMARVAAQGARIRVTAGPLPNLASLAAELALVHTGSLRNGGPRIMVVHREATAALQQIQQTLWDHAEELPPPRRTGRPVQLDPAQLQVLRMLGSGMKDDAAARQMNVSVRTYRRHVATILRALGVSTRFEAGLSAAELGLLMERQKPKRSPELPRDLYRSFTPQCG, translated from the coding sequence ATGCACGAATCTCATCAGGACAGTGATGTCTGCGCCGACGCGGACGAGTTATGCAGGACGTCGGCCGCACAACCGGTCACGGCCTGCGAGGCCTTTCGCCGGGTACTGGCCGAGCGGCCGGGCCCGCGCCGCATCGTGCAGCTGACCGGCCGGTTCGCCACGGAGGCGGTCAACGGGTCCGACTCCGAGTTGGCGCGGTTCATGAGCGCCGAGGTCATCGGGCGCGGCCACGTGCTGCGCCTGCTGCTCGCCCGGCCGGCGAGCCAGGGGTCGGGCGCCCGCCCGCACATGGCACGCGTCGCGGCCCAGGGCGCGCGCATCCGCGTCACCGCCGGGCCACTGCCCAACCTGGCCTCGCTCGCCGCCGAACTCGCCCTCGTACACACGGGGAGCCTGCGGAATGGAGGTCCGCGGATCATGGTCGTCCACCGGGAGGCCACCGCCGCGCTGCAGCAGATCCAGCAGACCCTGTGGGACCACGCCGAGGAGTTGCCGCCGCCGCGCCGCACCGGGCGCCCGGTGCAGTTGGACCCGGCACAGCTGCAGGTCCTGCGGATGCTGGGTTCCGGCATGAAGGACGACGCCGCCGCCCGCCAGATGAACGTGTCCGTACGCACCTACCGACGGCACGTCGCCACGATCCTGCGGGCCTTGGGCGTCAGCACCAGGTTCGAGGCCGGACTCAGCGCCGCGGAGCTCGGCCTCCTGATGGAACGTCAGAAACCCAAACGCTCCCCCGAGTTGCCGAGAGACCTGTACCGCTCCTTCACGCCACAGTGCGGTTGA